A single region of the Geobacillus subterraneus genome encodes:
- a CDS encoding helix-turn-helix domain-containing protein: MKNLGEMLKRLRKQQRWTQEQLAEQLNVSRSQISKWENGSLLPDIQSLEKLCRLFHVSADFLIGSEVQRQEVLREVKRLYGTTEINEKTLAAIDYLLQNQDMSEAMYTLTKLPEKKRKHVETMLMTIIKECAEAIG, from the coding sequence ATGAAAAACCTCGGTGAGATGCTGAAAAGGCTGCGGAAACAGCAACGCTGGACCCAAGAGCAGCTGGCTGAGCAGTTAAACGTATCCCGCTCGCAAATCAGCAAGTGGGAAAACGGCAGCTTGCTCCCGGATATCCAATCGCTTGAAAAGTTATGCCGTTTGTTTCATGTCAGTGCTGATTTTCTAATTGGCAGCGAGGTGCAACGGCAGGAAGTGCTGCGTGAGGTCAAAAGGCTTTACGGAACAACGGAAATAAACGAAAAGACGCTCGCCGCGATTGACTATTTGCTGCAAAACCAAGATATGAGTGAAGCGATGTACACGCTGACGAAATTGCCTGAGAAAAAGCGAAAACATGTCGAAACGATGTTGATGACGATCATTAAGGAGTGTGCCGAAGCCATCGGCTGA
- the ssb gene encoding single-stranded DNA-binding protein — MQRNMINQVVLVGRLTKDPELRYTAEGAAVTTVTLAVARNFRNAEGGVDADFIPCVLWRKTAEHTANYCRKGSMVAVTGRIQTRRYDNKDGQRVYVTEVVADSVQFLHSGKAREWPEHV, encoded by the coding sequence AATCAAGTCGTACTTGTCGGCCGGTTGACGAAGGACCCGGAGCTTCGCTACACGGCCGAGGGGGCGGCCGTGACAACCGTTACGCTGGCGGTAGCGAGAAATTTTCGCAATGCGGAAGGGGGGGTTGATGCCGATTTCATTCCGTGTGTTTTATGGCGGAAAACGGCGGAACATACCGCCAATTACTGCCGAAAAGGATCAATGGTGGCGGTAACGGGAAGAATTCAGACGCGCCGCTATGACAATAAAGATGGCCAGCGCGTCTATGTGACCGAAGTCGTCGCCGATTCCGTTCAGTTTCTCCACTCCGGCAAAGCGCGGGAATGGCCGGAGCATGTCTAG